Proteins encoded within one genomic window of Bombus pyrosoma isolate SC7728 linkage group LG13, ASM1482585v1, whole genome shotgun sequence:
- the LOC122574090 gene encoding uncharacterized protein LOC122574090: protein MSNMILRCFAIYSLRLILLANVAFASQAKWSVLSWLSSSVCTLIVFPSNTQQWSLLGLNLWPGQTVEKPSDGFDLSGNPISRVLNFFPTPVQEECLSQDKRRRGICMNTYECRIQRGKSNGRCALGFGVCCIFTTTCEQEVQNNLTYVISPGFPNLIDWPMNCSVVVQKIDRQVSQLRIDFVHFNIGQPNPRTGVCDEDIMEIRNGRSVFQMCGWNSGQHLYIDLDEDDQSLTLDFRLPSNLRSRMWEMRVVQLDFEQRAPTGCLQYFQGSNGTLKTFNFLSNGRFLADQDYLMCIRQEREMCGISYTPCSPDSFRIGPPRMLLTNNTNLNGSSIDEGPNANSTTRNTTVAESTNGTDIEGSGSNPMEEGGTSMNMSNTMEQEVGSSNGAVYGQERCRDRVLIPCDFEEFITPGNNEAGICNLEHCGNSLCDRNELDEEGNCRVETWATPFRIRVAFGPGQDTGTTLEDNIGMCLVYEQLPCVV from the exons ATGTCGAACATGATCCTCAGATGCTTCGCGATCTATTCTCTTCGATTGATTTTACTCGCAAACGTTGCGTTCGCGTCGCAAGCAAAGTGGAGTGTTTTGTCGTGGTTGTCGTCCAGTGTTTGCACTCTGATCGTTTTTCCATCGAACACGCAGCAATGGTCGTTGCTCGGCTTGAATCTCTGGCCGGGCCAAACCGTCGAGAAACCTTCCGATGGATTCGATTTGAGCGGAAACCCAATCTCCAGGG TTCTGAACTTCTTTCCCACCCCGGTGCAAGAGGAGTGTCTATCGCAGGACAAACGACGACGGGGCATATGCATGAACACGTACGAGTGTCGCATTCAACGAGGAAAGTCGAATGGACGGTGCGCGCTCGGTTTCGGCGTATGCTGCATAT TCACGACAACTTGCGAGCAGGAGGTGCAGAATAATCTGACCTACGTGATCAGCCCTGGTTTCCCCAACCTCATTGACTGGCCCATGAACTGTTCAGTAGTCGTGCAGAAGATCGATAGGCAGGTCAGCCAGCTCAGGATCGATTTCGTCCATTTCAACATA GGTCAACCCAACCCCAGGACTGGCGTATGTGACGAAGATATCATGGAAATCAGAAATGGCAGGAGCGTGTTTCAAATGTGCGGTTGGAACAGCGGTCAGCATC TATACATAGACTTGGACGAGGACGATCAGTCCCTGACACTGGACTTCCGATTACCTAGCAATCTCCGATCGAGAATGTGGGAGATGAGGGTTGTCCAGTTAGATTTCGAGCAGCGTGCACCTACCGGCTGCCTCCAATACTTCCAAGGTTCTAACGGCACCTTGAAAACATTCAACTTCTTGTCGAACGGAAGATTTCTGGCCGATCAAGACTATCTAATGTGTATTCgtcaagagagagagatgtgCGGAATCTCCTATACACCCTGTTCACCCGATTCCTTTCGGATCGGCCCTCCTAGGATGCTGTTGACGAACAATACGAATTTGAACGGATCGTCGATCGACGAGGGTCCTAATGCAAACTCGACTACTCGTAATACGACCGTCGCAGAATCTACGAATGGAACGGATATCGAGGGATCTGGATCGAATCCGATGGAAGAAGGTGGAACCTCTATGAACATGAGTAATACCATGGAACAGGAAGTCGGTTCGTCGAATGGAGCGGTTTATGGACAGGAACGTTGCCGAGACAGGGTGCTCATCCCCTGCGACTTCGAGGAATTTATCACG CCTGGCAACAACGAGGCCGGAATTTGCAACCTTGAACACTGCGGCAACTCTCTGTGCGATCGAAACGAGCTGGACGAAGAAGGTAACTGCCGCGTGGAGACCTGGGCAACGCCCTTTCGTATTAGGGTGGCTTTCGGTCCTGGACAGGACACGGGAACCACTCTCGAGGACAATATTGGCATGTGTCTCGTGTACGAGCAACTACCCTGCGTTGTCTGA